The nucleotide window CTTTCTTTTTTTCCTGTAGAAGTATGCCAAACCGGTGCCTGTAATTTGTGTGCCTTTTTCCTGTACAAGTGTATCAAACCAGTGCCTGTAATTtgtatgcttctttttttttttgggtaatctTCCTGACTATTGTTTGGTCACTTGAGATTTCTTTATAGATTAATGTTTTTGTTAGAATTGCTTGTAGTGATGACATGACTTATAGAGACATTTCATTGTCAAATGTGAGGTTACAATGAAACATTTGCATTCAGATCTTACCTATACTTTGTATTCCTTATTAACAAACGAAGGATCAAACAAGTGCAGAGCTTTGTTTTGTTGTGTTTGGAATTGAGATAACTTGTCGATATTTGGGACCCAACAGATGAGTATCACCACCATGTTTAGTAGGGTCTATTTTCTAACTGGTATACTCTATACAAGAAAGCTTCCTTTTAAATATGATTTGGTATTTATAGTGTGGAAATTAGGAATGAATATAATGTGCCAACTCTCAAAGAATTGCTAATATTGCCTTTAGTTAATACATTTATTTGTTACATGTGAAATGCAGATACATTAACATCAAAAGTAGAATGATGAATGTGCTGGTTTAATGGTATGGAGGATATCATGGTGGAGCCTGACTTTTCTGCTTCCAAGCAGAATCAATGATATTTAGAAAGTAATTGGCAAGATGGATCACTTTCTTCATTTGCCTAGGTATGTGATCTTTTATGGTACAAGCTTTTAGTGTCTGGTTATTGGAAATCCTTTATATTGATTTAAGATCAATGTAGTTGTGCTAATAAAGGTAGAAACCATAATCTTTATTTCTTTTATGAGTTTGCCTTGGAAGCAAACTCATGATGCCATCATGATGAAAATTGatgagaaaaagagggagaatggTTACTAAATTCTTAATTATGATAGACCACATATCAACTGAATGTGGCTCTGCAGGTGAGCAGATACAAGTTTCTCAAGTGCATCGGGATGGCTTGCAGTATTATGATCTGAGTTTGCTGGTCACAGGCAAAGACTTGTGTGGTCTCATTTTGGTGACGCAGTCTGAGATAAGATGGCCACCGAAGCTTAAAGATGGTACACGAGCCAAGAAGGTTTGATGACATTTGTACTACTGTAGGTTGTTTGCCATGTCCGGCTCTCATCCTATTTCTCATGCTTTGCCGTTCCCTGTCTGCCGTCGTGGCGCTGTTGTTTGTTTGCTTTCGATTACAAGATCCGTGCTAACCACAGCGATGATCGTCTCTCCCGCTCGGACTGAGATTTCGAGAAGACGAGTGCTTCAAGATTCGTGAAAGAAGAAATCATACGACGAGCGTTTGTGATGAATTCTGTTAGGACGTTTAATCAATACCCTCAAACAGTTAATCTTTTTTGAGAATTTGAGAAGAAGAACGCTTCAAGATTCGTGAAAGAAATCATACGGAGCCTTTGTGATTAACTTTGTTACGTCGTTTAGTCAATACCCTAAAACAAGTAATAATTTCTTTTTCCCAAAGGATAGGTAGTGAAAATTTACTTTCTTTTTTCATGAATTTTGTCATCAATCGTTGATATTttttcatgaatatatatatatatatatagagagagagagagagagagagagagagagagagagagaggttggcaATTAGATGCAACAACCCTTCCAACTCAGATACTAATAGAAGTAAGTGTATGACCATGGATCAACCATGTATATAATCAATTTATCGTAAGGATTTGGTCTAAGTGGATACAAAGTAGGTAGATTTGACGTAACAAACCCTCCCAATCCAATGGAATAtggtttcttatatatatataagttggtAGAAGATGGGTATCTCGTGACCTACCTTCCTAATGCCTcatgctcgctctctctctctctcagcttcTCTGCTATAAATGACTTGCTTCCCTCGAATACATCTGCTGTGTTCCTTTCTTCCTCTTAATCGCTCCCCCTAGCTCGTCAACACAAAGGCTTGCTTTCATGGGAATCTTCTCACTAGTGACAGGGTTACCAGGGCCAAGCGGCTTCGGATCGTCTTCCACAGCAGAGCAGGTGACCGAAGGCGTCGACGCATCCAACCTCACCGTCATCATCACGGGTATGCTTCCTTCTCTCCATGATAAGCTTCCACTGGTTAACCTCATGCAGGAAACTGTCACGTCCACAGGCGGTGCAAGCGGCATCGGCGCAGAGACCGCAAGAGTCTTCGCACTTCGCGGTGCCCATGTCATCATTGCAGCCAGGAACATGGAGGCTGCCACTGATGCGAAGCAGCTTATCCTAAAGACCACTCCATCTTCCAGGGTGGATCTCTTAGAGCTCGATCTCAGCTCACTGAAGTCTGTGCGTGCCTTCTCGGACAAGTTCCTCTCCATGGATCTTCCCCTCAACATCTTAATGTACTCCCCGTCTTCGTATCATGAGTTACCCCTCGTAGCTTTGATGTTTCTGGCACTGACTTCGATTCCGCACTGTGCTTGTAGAAACAATGCCGGCGTCATGTTCTGCCCTCACCAGCTCTCTGAGGATGGAACAGAGATGCAGTTCGCTACAAATCACATAGGTGATCTACATCTTTCTCTCAAAGCTTATCACAGGGAAGTTTGAAATGCTTTGTTCCCTCAATCTTTTGCCATCAGGCCACTTTCAGCTGACGAATCTTCTTCTTGAGAAGATGAAAAGCACTGCGAGGAAGACAGGAATCGAAGGTCGCATTGTGAACTTGTCGTCTGTGGCTCACATATACACCTATGAAGATGGAATTCGATTTAGTGAACTCAATGAAAAATATGGGTATGTTAATTGGTTATTAGAATCATCTTTTCGGAGACGACTGATTTGGTAAATGGACTGTTGTCAGGTACTCCAGCAAGAAGGCATATGGGCAATCTAAGCTGGCCAACATATTACACGCGAATGAGCTGTCCAGGCGTCTACAGGTACTGTGGCGATCAAATGTTCTTAAGCCTCCGCATTTGGTACTCGAAAAGCTGAGCAGAGCAATCTGCTGTGACAGGAAGAGGGAGCAAATGTTACAGTCAACTCAGTTCATCCAGGACTCATCATGACGAACCTGATGAGGCACACCTTGTTCCTGATGAGTATGTTCTTATACCAAGCTCTCGATCATGTCCTCCTCTTTCTCTGAGCCGTCTTGTTTGCTTGCAGGGATGCTAAAGATGGTCTCATACATCCTGTGGAAGAACGTGCCGCAGGTACGACCCCGCGGATTGCTGAAGCCATGTAGGCACCTGTGGCTGTGTGCTCACATCGTTATGTTTCGGCGGTGCAGGGAGCAGCTACGACTTGCTACGTTGCGCTACATCCGAGCGTGAAGGGCGTGTCGGGGAAGTACTTCGTCGACTGCAACGAGGCGAAGCCGAGCTCGTTGGCCGGAGACGAAACCCTGGCGAGGAGGCTGTGGGACTTCAGCGAGAAGCTGGTTAAAGCCAAAAGTTGTGACCGTCGGTGATGAGAGATGCACACAGAGTTTGCTGTCTTCAACTATTTCGTGGGACTATAAGTGATGAGAACGAgatttaatcatatatatatatatatatatatagttaaaagACTCTAGGCAAGTAAATCTCTAGGCAAGTAAATGTCGTATAGGATCACCAAATCAATATTAAATTATAACCGTGTGGGTCTAAtctattaaattatatttaataaataatagataaattcttgagaaaaaaaacTCGTTGAGAATTTTTTATATAGCatctcaatcttttttttttttaattttaaagatgacaattctactcttgtcGACCATTATCTTCTGTTCAATATTATGATTCTTACATTCAGGATGTCACTAACACTAGAACACTTTATAAGTGAGTTAGCATTACGTGTGTTTGTACCCATTAGTCTTATAGAAATCCTGAGACGGTGCATTCATGGGTTGCAACAACGAGCCTTCTACCTGAGATTAAAGGGACACTGATACCTTCGCCCTCCCCGACCTCcctctctccctttctcctcctcctcgatctTCATCGTCCGATGTTAACGACTTATGTTTGATCAACGGTTTAACCCAAATCCTATTTTTCCCTTCAGTAATGaattacaaaaaaataaatagaataaAACCCTTCATTAATCCATTTTCTATCACTTGCTTAAATTGCGGTTAATTCTGATACGGGAAATGACAAGCCCATGAGAGCGAGAGACGACAGGCGGCACGAGTTTGAGACACGAATCACGACGACTGCCGCTGCCGTCCAGCGCTGGCCCTCCTTTCGCGCCGCGATCCAACCACCCTCCTTCTAAGATGCGCCGGCGACCTCACCATGCGCCAGCTACTCCAACTCCACGCCAACCTCATCACCTCCTCTCCGCCCCCGGACGCCGTAGACCCCAACGTCGTCGCTGTCAAGCTCATCTGCGCCGCTGCCGCGCGCTCCAACCCCCGCCATGCCGCCCTCGTTTTCTCTGCTCTCTCCGCCCCCAACCTCGTCGCCTGGAACTCCCTCCTCCGGGCCCTTGCCCTCCACCACCTCCACCCCGTTGCCCTCCGCCATTTCCGTCGCCTCCTCGCCGCCGGCTCCCCCCTGCCCGACGAATTCACGTTCACCTCCGTCCTCAAGGCCTGCGCTGGCCTCCTTTCCAGGTCGGACGGGGAGATGGCCCACGCCCTCGTCCTGACGCGCGGCTTCGAATCCAACCTCTTCGTCCGCAACTCTCTCGTCGACATGTACTTTAAGTTCGGCCGGCCCGACGATGCACGACGCCTGTTCGATGAAATGATCACGAAGGACGTCGTTTCTTGGAACACTCTGGTCTCTGGGTATTGCTCTTGTGGTGACATCGCCATGGCGCGGAAGGTGTTTGATCGGATGCCTGAGAGGAGCATGGTCTCCTGGTCTGCGATGATTGCAGGCCATGCTCGGTCAGGCGACTTGGGCGCTGCTCGTGAGGTCTTTGATCGAGCAAATGAGAAGAGTGTTGGTTGCTGGAATGCCATGATCTCGGGGTACGCTCAGAACGAGAAGTTCTCAGAGGCCATTGCACTGTACCGCAGGATGCTGCAAATCCCGATGGCGCAGCCCAATGAAGTTACACTTGTGTGTGTTCTATCAGCCTGTGCCCACCTAGGTGCCCTTGATTTAGGAAGGTGGATCGATGGATTCATCAAGAGGAGAGCCATGGGATTGAGCCTCTTCTTGGGGAATGCACTATCGGACATGTATGCCAAGTGCGGGTGTGTAGCCGAGGCAAGATCAGTGTTCGACAAAATGGCAGAGAGGGATGTGGTGTCATGGAGCATAATCATCACTGCATCGGCCATGCATGGCCATGCCGAGGATGCAATATCTGGTTTCCACAGAATGTTAGAGAGTGGCGTGAAGCCAAATGACATCACATTCATGGGCATTTTATCTGCTTGCACTCATGGTGGCCTAGTGGATGCAGGGCTTTGTTATTTTGACATGATGACTGAGGAGTTTGAGATCATCCCAAAGGTTGAACACTATGGCTGTGTGGTGGATCTTCTCAGCCGTGCTGGAAGGCTTGATGAAGCTGAGGACTTGATAAATTCAATGCAGGTGGCACCCAATGTCATCGTCTGGGGTGCTCTGTTGGGTGGTTGCAGGATCTACAAGGACATAAACCGAGGGGAACGAGTAGTTCAACACATACTGGAGTTAGACCCTGGGCACTCGGGCAGCTATGTGTATCTAGCAAACGTGTATGTTTCGATGGGAAGGTTGGAAGATGCAGCGAAGTTTAGATTAATGATGCGAGAGAAGAGGGTGGTGAAGACACCTGGTTGCAGTTGGATTGAGGTAGACAACATGGTACATGAGTTCTTCATGGGCGATCGTTCGCATCCACAATCTGAAAAGATATATTCAATGATCAGTACATTGAGCTTAAGAATGAAGCTCGCAGGATATGTCCCCATCACATCCTTGGTTTCACAAAGCATAGatgaggaggaaaaggagaatGTGCTGTCGATGCACAGCGAGAAGTTAGCTGTAGCTTTTGGGCTCATCAGCACAAAGGATGGTACCACAATTCGAGTTGTGAAGAATTTGCGGGTTTGTAATGATTGCCATGAAGCCATGAAGGTCATCTCAAGAATTGTCTCACGGGAGATTGTTCTGCGTGATCGAAGTCGGTTCCACCATTTCAAGGAGGGTCAATGTTCTTGTAAAGACTACTGGTAGTGATCCTTAAAGACGGGGCAACAATTTTCCACTTTGAAAGAGGGAAGTCAATTGCTGTGCCAGAAAGTTAAAGATTGTTCCAAATTTTGATACCTACAGATGTCTGCAAAGCCACATTTCACGTATTGATGAAAGTGATTACTGACTTGATGAAGGGAGTGCCAATACGGTTGAAGGATCTTTGAGAACAGCCATGGAATGACTGGAGTTAGATCCTGGACATTAGGGCAGCTATTTATTGCTGGCACAAGTGTGACTTGGGTGTATACTTAATGCAAGCGGAAAGAGTCACCAAGATACCTCCTGGTCGCAATTAGATCAAGTTAAGATAAATGCGGCACATGAATTTGTACAGGGATCTATTTATATCTCATGAAAAATGATTAGTTCCCAATATGTTGGAAGTTCCTCAAAGCATAGGCAAGGGTAAAAAAAAGGAGTATGCTCGATTTGGCTGTGATGAGAAGATCGTGTGGAGTTCCGGCTCATCAGCATGACTGCTGAGAGATGGCTACCGAATTGAAACATGAAAGATGTGTCAATTTGTAGTGATGACTTTGACGGTTGACTCAGAAATTAGTCTAATTGGAGCCTTTTGGTTGAGATCAGCTTTCAGCATCCAAAGGAGAGGGAATCATCCTGCAAAACGTTACTGGTAATAATTTTAAAGATGGATCATCCGTTCTACCATCAGAAAAAGCAGAGGAACTTCTGTTATTGTAGAAGATGTTTAACCTCAGAAGTTACACATCCATCAGGCAGTTTGGCACATCTTTACTGCTGCTCCTACGACACAGCAATGAACTTAGTGCTCGATTTTTTGATGAGAAGATGGTGTAGATTTCCGGCTCATCAGCATGATTGCTGAGAGATGGTAACAGAGTTGAAACGTGAAAGATGTGTCAAGTTGTAGTAATCACTTTGAAGGTTGACTCGAAATTAATCTAATTGGAGCTTTTTGGTTGAGATCAGCTTTCAGCATCCGAGGGAGAGCGAATCATCCTGCAAAACATTACTGGTAATAATTTTAAAGATGGATCATCTGTTCTACCATCAGAAAAAGCAGGAACTTCTGTTATTGAGAAGATGTGTAACCTCTGAAGTTAGACATCAATCAAGCAGTTTGGCACATCTTTACTGCTGCTCCTACGACACAGCAATGATCTTAGTGGTGGTATCTTCGGCCTCCGTTCACATCACGCATGGAAGAGCCATGACCAGACTGGAATATTAAATTAAACTTTATGATTATTAGTATTTTAATTTAAAGTTTTAGTCAAGATAGGTATCATTATCATAATTGAAGTCATAACTTTGTGAGCAGAGATTGTAATATGAGCCTTTAGttttcaaattttttatttttcctctatAATTTCTTGATCTTCATgaacttttcaagaaaatttgacCAGAGATGGTAATATGAGCCTTTAGTTTTcaaatttctttatttttccTCTATAATTTCTTGATCTTCATgaacttttcaagaaaattttcaacatgatattggaacaattattttTCCTAATAGGATGGATTTATACATCAAATCTTATGGCATCCTACCATGGATGGTCATAATGTATTCGGATCGtttattgtttttatttatttatatatatgtttggTAACATGTTTTATCTTGTTTTTATGTATTATTGCTTGAAAACTATAAGCAGAAATAGTTTGCAAAGCTCTAGAGCAACCATTCACTAGAATGAGTAAAATTATCTCAAAATAGCTCAATTTTTATTTGTTATGGTCTATTTTCTATAGGTTGCGATGTAAAGAAAAACATCAATCATCTTAGTATCTCAAAACCCCTTAGGTAGTACCTAGATGGTGGTTTGGGATAGTATTGGGCATTGGTTGAATTCACAAGGTTTCATGTTAGGTATAGAGCGTTCAAGTTATTAGTAATGCTTTTCAGCTTAACGAATGCTTTGGTCATATTATGCACTCTCATGGACCAACTATGTAATGAGTATGTGGAGAAGTTTGTGATCATCTATTTGGACGATATCATTGTTTACAGCTAAACACTTGAGTAACATGTCAAGAACCTTCGAATAATTTTCAATGTTTTTAGGGATAACATTTTTTTCATGAAAATGGAGAAGTATTATTTTGCTCAAATAAAGATTTTATTCTTAGGATATCGAATTGACGAAGGTTCCATTCGAATAAATAAATCAAAGTTACAACCTGTGGTGGAGTAGCAAACACCACAAAAGGTACTAGAGCTGAGATTCTTTCTTGATTTCATCAACTATTATTTGTGCTAATGTAGTTGTGCGCTCATAGTGCACAACTCTATTGATgaagttgctaaagaaggagtAGCCTTATCAATGCTTAGACAAATATGAAACGACATTCTAAGACCTAAAGATTGTTGCATTAAAAGAACCAGTACTCAAATTGATGGACTATAGGAAACCTTTTAAAGTCCATACAGATACTTTGAACTTTGCTATTTGAGGAGTACTTATGCAGAAAGGTCAactggtggcctacgagagccgcaagctcaacgagatcgAGTGGTGGTATCcaatgcacgagaaggagataatAGCGGTGATTCACTGTCTACAAGTTTGGCAATACTATCTTCTCGAAATACAATTTGTGCTAAGAATGAACAATATCGCATTGAGTTACTTATAAACTCAAAAGAAGTTCTCCGTAAAGCAAGCATGGTGGCAGAACTTCATGGATATGATAATAAAGTACAATCCCAAAAGAGCAAATGTGGTAGCCAATGCATTAAGTAGAAAAGTGGAGATGATAAATGCCATGCAATTGGAAGGTGGAGGCCAAACAAGTTAGCTATATCTAACTTCCTTTCCAATATTAGGAATGGATTGTATAGTGATCCATACATAGTAACCCTAATGCAACTAATCAAACAAGATAAgatacgacgattttgggtccaaaaAGAACTCATCTACACCAAAAGGAGTAGAGTTTCTATTCCTTAAACGGACAATATAAGACATGAACTTTTGAGAGTGTCATAGTTTCCTTTGGGTAGGACATTTGGGTATTCACTGAACATTAGCTCTTGTAAAGAGGGCATTCTATTGACCGGAGACGGGGACTGATATGAAAAAATATGTTCAGACCACTTATTAATAAGATAAGATAGAGCAACGAAAGTTGAtgagacttttggagtcgttgcctaTACCAGAAAGGATGCAAGAGAGCATtttcttggacttcatatcaagattGTCGACAATAAGAGAGAGTTagttcgatactcgtggtggttgatcaattttcaaaatatataacatTCATTATTTAACTCCTACACTACTCAATAAAGAAGGTGGTCaaattgatgatgaagaatgtgattAAGTATTAAGAGGTCTCACACGATATCATTAGTATTCGAGATGTGTGATTCTTAGGGTGATTATAGATTGAACTATTTAAATTACTGAGATCTAAGTTATTCTTTTTCACAAGTCTCCACCGGATAACCaaactataaaaaataaattcactCTGTTGAGCAATATCTTTAGCACCATGTGAGTGCCAACTAACGAGATTGAGTGAAGCTGTTTGACATAGTccaattctcctataacttgcAATAGAGATCTACATCTAACAATAGCCCTTTCGAGATCATTATGGGATAGCAGTTGTTGATTTTTCAAACCTTAGCGATCAATTATATCGAAAGTAGTCCGTCGACTTATCACTTTACTTACATGGAGAAGATGACTAAAAGTTGAAGAAGTCGGTATATTTAAGAAGGCGTCCATAGGGGGTTTAAAGTCAATGACTTAGTGTTATTGAAACTCCAACCATAAAGTGCACAAGGAACTCGTGCAAAGACCCTTCTGAATTATCAATAGTGTCAGCAATGTCTTCTACAAGTTGTTACTATCGATCGATgtagctcaaaattcataatatctTTCACGTAAATGACTTAAAAGCCTACCACTTAGATCGATAAGATGTTTCCTGAAGCGTTCCAACTTGGCTACCATTGACCTTAGCCTCCTATAAAaagtgagttgaaatcattttagtAGATCGTAAGACAAAGCTACACAACAAAGCAAAGCAGATTGAGTACTTGATGAAATGACAAAAAAATCCCCAAACAAAAGCTAGTTGGAAGTACGAAGACACCTTATGACATGAAAAAACGATCATTAAGGACTACTAGTAAGCATCGACAAGGGTATTAATAGTTTAAATGGGAAAAAATGTCACAGGCAGTTATTGCACACCCATAACGCCTTTGTCAATAGACTAATTGTCGCTTTTATTTGCTTATACATATGTTGAACGACATTTTTTATCTTGTTTTCATGTGTTTTTACTTGAAAATTATAAACAAGAAAAGTTTACCGACAGTATAGAGTTTGCAAGACTATAGAATGACCACTAACTATAATTTAAAAAAGCCCTAAAATGATATAGTTTCGTGCGAGCCTAAAATTAGGAAGAAAAATATCAGTTATCTTAGTAACTCGGAAAAATATCAATTATCTTAGTAACTTGGAATCCACAATCCGTGGCACCTAGCTAGATGGAGATTTGAGGTAATGTTGGGTGTTAATTAAAATCACACGCTCAACACCCGATGAACAATTATTTGCATggcttatttttttgttttttctcttaTACATTAAGTATTTATTGAATTGCTTATAAGGCTCTTAATTTATTGAATTGCTTATAAGGCTATCATCTTCACGATACATCACCCATCGCCCATATTTGAACTACTCAATTTGCTCTTTCCAGATCATACCTAATCTTTTATGATCCGATAATGTAAAAATAACAATGCCAATACTATTGGAGTGCGTGAACAGATCAGACAGACACCCGTTTGGGTGCAAATCCACGGGCTTCTATGATTGCATTAGGAGAACTAATAAAATCAAGATATCATAAACATCTTAGTTTTACTATTAATCTTGAAGATACAAGAAATTTTGTTTTTTCAAAAAAGGACCGATCTATTGGCAAATCAGAAACATCAAGAACAGATTGTTCCAAGCAAACCGAATACTGGTGAGACATTAAGTTCTCCAAAACATGGTCCATGACCAAACAACAACATAAAGGCCTCGGTTCTTAGTTCCTGGAACTCGAAATCACCGTAGCATTCTCATGTTCAACCCACGACAACAGTAGATGCAACTAATGACAACCACAGGCAAAGAGAAAACGGAAACCAACCGATGCATGCTTGCACTTGACATGCTTATTTATCTACAATCATCAGCAATATCTTGTGCGAAACATTACGGTGGCGAAGGCCTCTCACGTAGCCTCCGCCATAGATACATGCACTTTAGTAAGCGCCTCCCTCAAGAAGGTGTTCCCGCACTTGGAATCTTGCTTACTGACTGCATACTTCAAGACTTCCATGCTGGAATTGTCGTATCCATTCGGCGGGGACATATCCCCAGTGCTTTGTGACCTGAAAAATATAGTGATTTAAATCTTAATTTCAAGAGCATTGATGCATAAATTCATGCCAAAGTTGTCATCATCTACCAAATGAAATCAAGAATTAACCTCATATCCACAGATTCAGCCATATTGCCTGCGCTGCTCCTGTTTGTACTCCTCCTCTCGGTATTG belongs to Musa acuminata AAA Group cultivar baxijiao chromosome BXJ1-11, Cavendish_Baxijiao_AAA, whole genome shotgun sequence and includes:
- the LOC135597739 gene encoding short-chain dehydrogenase TIC 32 B, chloroplastic-like isoform X1, yielding MGIFSLVTGLPGPSGFGSSSTAEQVTEGVDASNLTVIITGGASGIGAETARVFALRGAHVIIAARNMEAATDAKQLILKTTPSSRVDLLELDLSSLKSVRAFSDKFLSMDLPLNILINNAGVMFCPHQLSEDGTEMQFATNHIGHFQLTNLLLEKMKSTARKTGIEGRIVNLSSVAHIYTYEDGIRFSELNEKYGYSSKKAYGQSKLANILHANELSRRLQEEGANVTVNSVHPGLIMTNLMRHTLFLMRMLKMVSYILWKNVPQGAATTCYVALHPSVKGVSGKYFVDCNEAKPSSLAGDETLARRLWDFSEKLVKAKSCDRR
- the LOC135597739 gene encoding short-chain dehydrogenase TIC 32 B, chloroplastic-like isoform X2, coding for MGIFSLVTGLPGPSGFGSSSTAEQVTEGVDASNLTVIITGGASGIGAETARVFALRGAHVIIAARNMEAATDAKQLILKTTPSSRVDLLELDLSSLKSVRAFSDKFLSMDLPLNILINNAGVMFCPHQLSEDGTEMQFATNHIGHFQLTNLLLEKMKSTARKTGIEGRIVNLSSVAHIYTYEDGIRFSELNEKYGKKAYGQSKLANILHANELSRRLQEEGANVTVNSVHPGLIMTNLMRHTLFLMRMLKMVSYILWKNVPQGAATTCYVALHPSVKGVSGKYFVDCNEAKPSSLAGDETLARRLWDFSEKLVKAKSCDRR
- the LOC103972313 gene encoding pentatricopeptide repeat-containing protein At1g08070, chloroplastic-like, with product MRQLLQLHANLITSSPPPDAVDPNVVAVKLICAAAARSNPRHAALVFSALSAPNLVAWNSLLRALALHHLHPVALRHFRRLLAAGSPLPDEFTFTSVLKACAGLLSRSDGEMAHALVLTRGFESNLFVRNSLVDMYFKFGRPDDARRLFDEMITKDVVSWNTLVSGYCSCGDIAMARKVFDRMPERSMVSWSAMIAGHARSGDLGAAREVFDRANEKSVGCWNAMISGYAQNEKFSEAIALYRRMLQIPMAQPNEVTLVCVLSACAHLGALDLGRWIDGFIKRRAMGLSLFLGNALSDMYAKCGCVAEARSVFDKMAERDVVSWSIIITASAMHGHAEDAISGFHRMLESGVKPNDITFMGILSACTHGGLVDAGLCYFDMMTEEFEIIPKVEHYGCVVDLLSRAGRLDEAEDLINSMQVAPNVIVWGALLGGCRIYKDINRGERVVQHILELDPGHSGSYVYLANVYVSMGRLEDAAKFRLMMREKRVVKTPGCSWIEVDNMVHEFFMGDRSHPQSEKIYSMISTLSLRMKLAGYVPITSLVSQSIDEEEKENVLSMHSEKLAVAFGLISTKDGTTIRVVKNLRVCNDCHEAMKVISRIVSREIVLRDRSRFHHFKEGQCSCKDYW